In Metopolophium dirhodum isolate CAU chromosome 7, ASM1992520v1, whole genome shotgun sequence, one genomic interval encodes:
- the LOC132948287 gene encoding uncharacterized protein LOC132948287, with protein MILFKKVEELNELFIRNKDMSMLLNEKDRRTLDCLINEISEEDINSNLLKTILGLQENKYSIEIIWQLHTKQIIDFAEFITCYKWDLDHIVKTLLCMSESEEKQCQEMLTDLLGSLLILLSGEPNHIFDQHIQIIQQFLTQSSLTIIRNHNGWVYLKNLKYSSFLTKSTIQKIFKIMLKNMLIADVDFHLNIAYEQYRLYKTPDSVYNMLKMFLDEIDEDVIYALIQNVLTQHAEKANWKLILSLISTFVKTKSHLCHMLKLKLEEFFNLTLSKSTTEKSFLMQKAALLIFRQCCLEIGLWSEYSRWYSSYKPNVENAKIFYSLLTGLLPIDLPAALAAHINTQPKLTESCGDIQSDYVKKAQAQLIKINHGEDYMGLFKNYDDCENRHEADIVKVLESFKSTGQVMRVVLEACVFRNKYFIGTFLKTLMNTQLVDDQLRNRFIEKLNSMNKIPKMVYTKWKQEQQSIYFS; from the exons ATGATTTTGTTTAAGAAGGTAGAAGAGTTAAATGAACTATTTATAAGAAACAAAGACATGAGTATGTTGTTGAATGAAAAAGATAGAAGAACTTTAGACTGTTTGATCAATGAAATATCTGAAGaagatattaattcaaatttacttAAGACTATTTTAGGGCTACAG gagaataaatattctattgaaATAATTTGGCAACtacatacaaaacaaataattgacTTTGCAGAATTTATCACTTG TTATAAATGGGATCTTGATCATATTGTTAAAACTCTGCTATGTATGTCTGAATCTGAAGAAAAGCAATGTCAAGAAATGTTGACAGACTTATTGGGAAGTCTATTAATTTTGTTGTCTGGAGAACCAAACCATATATTTGATCAAcacatacaaattattcaacaatttttaacTCAA TCAAGCTTAACAATCATAAGAAACCATAATGGATGGGTCTAtttgaaaaatcttaaatattcatcttttttaacaaaatcaacaatccaaaaaatattcaaaataatgttaaaaaacatGCTTATAGCTGATGTTGATTTTCATTTGAATATTGCATATGAACAATATAGATTGTATAAAACTCCAGATTCTGTATACAATATGCTTAAaatg tttttggACGAAATTGATGAAGATGTTATATATGCATTGATTCAGAATGTCCTAACGCAGCATGCAGAAAAAGCCAATTGGAAATTGATATTGTCTTTAATTTCTacttttgtaaaaacaaaatctcATCTATGTcatatgttaaaat TGAAATTGGAAGAATTTTTCAATCTAACATTGTCCAAATCGACTACAGAAAAAAGTTTCTTAATGCAAAAAGCtgctttattaatttttcgtcAATGTTGTTTGGAAATCGGTCTTTGGTCGGAATACAGCAGATGGTACAGTTCTTATAAACCAAATGTAGAGAATGCTAAAATATTCTACTCTTTGCTCACTGGACTATTGCCCATTGATTTACCTGCTGCTTTAGCAGCCCATATTAACAct CAACCTAAACTAACAGAATCTTGTGGAGATATACAGTCTGATTATGTTAAAAAAGCCCAGGCCCAACTAATCAAAATAAACCATGGAGAAGATTACATGGgcttgtttaaaaattatgatgattgtgag AACCGCCATGAAGCAGACATTGTCAAAGTGCTCGAATCTTTCAAATCAACTGGTCAAGTAATGCGAGTTGTCTTAGAAGCATGTGTTTttagaaacaaatattttattggcaCATTCCTTAAAACTTTGATGAATACCCAATTGGTAGATGATCAGTTACGAAAcagatttattgaaaaattaaatagtatgaATAAAATTCCTAAAATGGTGTACACCAAGTGGAAACAAGAACAACAAAGTATCTATTTTTCATAA
- the LOC132949776 gene encoding uncharacterized protein LOC132949776 has translation MYCVNEFTVRLLLITVLLNLRKITDIVRKFYQNWIELENGDPRFHLVCGCCTSKDTPANDETEGRMKRHAFTQVDLPGSRPRRRRGRRSQKSTCQPQNFATESVAVARSDFPRPPLPVQNFGPAVYTTWQPQNFATESVAVARSDFPRPPLPVQNFGPAVYTTWQPPNFAMGRVAAARLKFPPPTLPMQNFGPAVYTTWQPARPPRMVRVPAPRFRFPRPPPPPTYYVGPVHCRTSV, from the exons atgtACTGTGTAAACGAGTTCACCGTCCGGTTGTTGCTGATCACCGTATTGTTGAACTTACGAAAAATTACGGATATTGTGCGCAAATTTTACCAAAACTGGATTGAACTGGAAAACGGTGACCCCAGATTTCACCTGGTTTGTGGCTGTTGCACATCGAAGGACACGCCG GCGAACGACGAGACCGAAGGAAGGATGAAGAGGCACGCATTCACGCAAGTAGATCTTCCGGGATCGCGGCCCCGCCGACGCCGCGGCCGCCGCTCCCAAAAATCCACGTGTCAGCCACAGAATTTCGCCACTGAAAGCGTAGCCGTCGCTCGCTCCGACTTTCCGCGACCGCCTCTGCCGGTACAAAACTTCGGCCCGGCTGTCTACACGACGTGGCAGCCACAGAATTTCGCTACAGAAAGCGTAGCCGTCGCTCGCTCCGACTTTCCGCGACCGCCTCTGCCGGTACAAAACTTCGGCCCGGCTGTCTACACGACGTGGCAGCCACCGAATTTCGCTATGGGACGCGTGGCCGCAGCTCGCTTAAAGTTTCCACCGCCGACGCTGCCGATGCAAAACTTCGGCCCGGCCGTGTACACGACGTGGCAGCCAGCACGACCCCCGAGAATGGTGAGGGTGCCAGCCCCTCGCTTCAGGTTtccgcgaccgccgccgccgccaacaTATTACGTAGGCCCAGTTCACTGCAGAACAAGCGTGTAA